Proteins encoded in a region of the Campylobacter magnus genome:
- the argF gene encoding ornithine carbamoyltransferase has product MRHFLNFADISKAEILSILELASKIKKEAKAREFKPYLKDQKLAMIFEKSSTRTRVSFEVGMIELGGHPLFLSSKDIQLGRGELVKDTARVLGRMVDMIMARVYKQSDLEELAKYSGVPVINGLSDDFHPVQVMADLLTLQELGLNIEKMKMCYIGDGNNMTNSFIEAAGKLGFELAIATPKGYEPSSAVLEIAQSWAKQSGAKISLSNEPKEAIKNADVVVTDTWISMGQEDEKEGRIADFKGFCIDSKLMEMSGKKSVFLHCLPAYRGYEMSEEVFESHADEIFAEAENRLHAQKGIMVWCDQNR; this is encoded by the coding sequence ATGAGACATTTTTTAAATTTTGCAGATATTAGCAAGGCTGAAATTTTAAGCATCTTAGAGCTTGCTAGCAAGATAAAAAAAGAAGCTAAGGCAAGGGAATTTAAGCCTTATTTAAAAGATCAAAAATTAGCTATGATTTTTGAAAAAAGCTCAACTAGAACGAGAGTTAGCTTTGAGGTTGGTATGATCGAGCTTGGCGGGCATCCGCTTTTTCTTAGCTCAAAGGATATCCAGCTAGGGCGAGGTGAGCTAGTAAAAGATACTGCGCGTGTGCTTGGTCGCATGGTGGATATGATAATGGCGCGCGTCTATAAACAAAGCGACCTTGAAGAGCTTGCTAAATACTCAGGCGTGCCTGTGATAAACGGGCTTAGCGATGATTTTCATCCAGTTCAAGTCATGGCTGATTTGCTAACCTTACAAGAGCTTGGCCTAAATATAGAAAAGATGAAAATGTGCTACATAGGCGATGGAAATAATATGACAAATAGCTTCATTGAAGCTGCTGGCAAGCTAGGATTTGAGCTAGCAATCGCTACGCCAAAAGGCTACGAGCCAAGTAGCGCAGTGCTTGAAATAGCGCAGAGCTGGGCAAAGCAAAGTGGTGCAAAAATCAGCCTAAGCAATGAGCCAAAAGAAGCTATAAAAAACGCTGATGTAGTAGTAACTGATACTTGGATTTCAATGGGGCAAGAAGATGAAAAAGAAGGGCGTATCGCTGATTTTAAGGGCTTTTGTATAGATAGCAAGCTAATGGAGATGAGTGGCAAAAAAAGCGTGTTTTTACACTGCTTGCCAGCGTATCGTGGATATGAGATGAGCGAAGAGGTGTTTGAAAGCCATGCTGATGAGATATTTGCTGAGGCTGAAAACCGCCTTCACGCCCAAAAAGGCATCATGGTCTGGTGCGATCAAAATAGGTGA
- the hemB gene encoding porphobilinogen synthase has product MFNRLRRTRLNPLVRDLVRETRLDLDNFIYPLFVVEGEGVRNEIASMPGVFQLSIDEILKECYELKSLGIKSILLFGIPSLKDSVGSDALSDDGIIARTLRAIKAEFGSSLLVITDLCFCEYTDHGHCGVLDECSVNNDATLEISAKQALIHAKNGADMIAPSGMMDGIITCLREALDENGFENLPVMAYSTKFASAYYGPFRDVAQSAPSFGDRKSYQMDSANRFEAIRESLEDEAQGADILMVKPALAFLDIIRDIKERSLLPLCAYNVSGEYALLKAGAKLGVIDYEKVMMETLLGIKRAGADMIISYHAKEVAKIL; this is encoded by the coding sequence ATGTTTAATAGACTTCGCAGAACTAGGCTAAATCCTTTGGTGCGTGATTTAGTGCGTGAGACTAGACTTGATTTGGATAATTTTATTTATCCGCTTTTTGTGGTTGAAGGAGAGGGGGTAAGAAATGAAATAGCAAGCATGCCAGGCGTTTTTCAGCTTAGCATTGATGAGATTTTAAAAGAATGCTACGAGCTAAAAAGCCTTGGGATAAAGAGCATTTTGCTTTTTGGAATTCCAAGCTTAAAAGACAGCGTAGGCAGTGACGCTCTAAGTGATGATGGGATAATCGCTCGCACGCTAAGGGCTATAAAGGCTGAGTTTGGCAGCTCTTTGCTTGTTATTACTGATCTTTGCTTTTGTGAATATACAGATCACGGACACTGCGGAGTTTTAGATGAGTGCTCTGTGAATAATGACGCCACGCTAGAAATCAGCGCAAAACAAGCCCTAATCCACGCAAAAAACGGCGCAGATATGATAGCACCAAGTGGAATGATGGATGGAATTATTACTTGTTTGCGGGAGGCTTTGGATGAAAATGGCTTTGAGAACTTGCCTGTGATGGCGTATTCTACGAAGTTTGCTAGTGCTTACTATGGTCCATTTCGTGATGTGGCGCAGTCAGCCCCAAGCTTTGGGGATAGAAAAAGCTATCAAATGGATAGCGCAAACCGCTTTGAGGCAATAAGAGAGAGCCTAGAAGATGAAGCTCAGGGCGCTGATATTTTAATGGTAAAGCCAGCACTTGCTTTTTTAGACATCATCCGTGATATAAAAGAGCGTAGCTTACTGCCGCTTTGCGCGTATAATGTAAGTGGCGAGTATGCTTTATTAAAAGCTGGGGCTAAACTTGGCGTGATTGATTATGAAAAAGTGATGATGGAGACCTTGCTAGGTATAAAAAGAGCCGGAGCTGATATGATAATAAGCTATCACGCAAAAGAAGTGGCAAAAATTTTGTAG
- a CDS encoding MotE family protein — protein MSFKVFFNLGNSRLFLLFCAFSFSFGADEQIITAQKREQILSEYEKLEAAKSELDSYREATKRLFNERQAQLLAKEAELNATLALIAQKEQNISEANAKSEAKVADMLAKNEAILNELKKGNNDKMLEAYVKMKDGKIAEVLGAMDATDAAKLLYRMEAKKISAVLAKMDAAKAVELTNLIKEGKIFDENSSKDNSSQNGDENASTN, from the coding sequence ATGAGTTTTAAGGTGTTTTTTAATTTGGGGAATTCTAGATTATTTTTGTTATTTTGTGCTTTTAGTTTTAGTTTTGGCGCAGATGAGCAGATCATCACAGCGCAAAAAAGGGAGCAGATTTTAAGCGAATATGAAAAACTAGAAGCCGCAAAATCAGAGCTTGATAGCTACAGGGAGGCTACAAAACGGCTATTTAATGAGCGCCAAGCTCAGCTTTTAGCCAAAGAAGCCGAGCTAAATGCCACACTTGCGCTAATTGCTCAAAAAGAGCAAAATATAAGTGAGGCAAATGCTAAAAGCGAGGCAAAAGTAGCCGATATGCTAGCCAAAAATGAAGCGATTTTAAACGAGCTAAAAAAAGGCAATAACGACAAAATGCTTGAAGCCTATGTCAAAATGAAAGATGGAAAAATCGCTGAGGTGCTTGGCGCTATGGATGCCACAGACGCTGCAAAGCTACTATACCGCATGGAAGCAAAGAAAATCTCAGCCGTGCTAGCTAAAATGGACGCTGCTAAGGCTGTGGAGCTAACAAATCTTATAAAAGAAGGCAAGATTTTTGATGAAAATTCTAGCAAAGATAATTCATCGCAAAATGGCGATGAAAATGCTAGCACAAACTAG
- a CDS encoding flagellar export protein FliJ translates to MKSKYSPVLKIKEQKMSDIEIRLFNARSHKSSLEAQLASIKDDLAHEEFPSSGDFGTMQLFSFTHAQRIDESELLKQKIIAANGKITELENEYKEAYKECEKIKFLHNTEVKNMLKKIEKKNQAQLDEIAVMGYFRRNKENEF, encoded by the coding sequence ATGAAAAGCAAATACAGCCCCGTGCTAAAAATCAAAGAGCAAAAAATGAGCGATATTGAAATTCGCCTTTTTAATGCTCGTTCACACAAAAGCTCGCTTGAAGCCCAGCTTGCTAGCATAAAAGATGATTTAGCGCACGAGGAATTCCCTAGCTCAGGCGATTTTGGCACTATGCAGCTTTTTAGCTTTACTCACGCACAGCGCATCGATGAAAGCGAGCTTTTAAAACAAAAAATCATCGCAGCAAATGGCAAAATCACAGAACTAGAAAACGAGTATAAAGAAGCCTACAAAGAATGCGAGAAAATAAAGTTTTTACACAATACAGAAGTAAAAAATATGCTAAAAAAGATTGAAAAGAAAAATCAAGCCCAGCTTGATGAAATCGCTGTTATGGGGTATTTTAGAAGGAATAAAGAAAATGAGTTTTAA
- a CDS encoding adenylosuccinate synthase, giving the protein MNKADLVIGIQWGDEGKGKIVDMLCQNYDVVCRSGGGHNAGHTIVVGEKKYALHLVPSGILHKNTTNIIGTGVVLNPAVLIEELKQFGDISQFEGRFFISNRAHLNLEFHSQIDKAKEAAKGKNAIGTTLKGIGPSYSDKISRTGHRVGELLNPAKLASDIIADFEQNKAYFSSLNLEFPNQSELEKEFSEYKNILAPFIADTTQLLWSKLDSGAKVLCEGAQGTLLDIDHGTYPCVTSSSTIAAGACTGLGLSPKDLGKVIGIVKAYTTRVGNGAFPSEDFGSDGNRLCEVGREFGTTTGRRRRTGWFDAVCARYAARLDGCDEFALMKLDVLDGMPKVKICVAYEYKGERINYFPSDLENAKPIYEEMDGWDSIAGIRSFEKLPANAKKYIERIEELTGVKVGIISTSPERNDTIIR; this is encoded by the coding sequence ATGAACAAAGCTGATTTAGTAATAGGTATCCAGTGGGGCGATGAGGGCAAAGGCAAAATCGTAGATATGCTATGCCAAAACTACGATGTAGTTTGTCGTAGTGGCGGCGGACATAACGCAGGTCACACTATCGTAGTGGGTGAGAAAAAATACGCACTTCATCTGGTGCCAAGCGGAATTTTACACAAAAATACTACAAATATAATCGGCACCGGCGTCGTGCTAAATCCAGCCGTGCTAATTGAAGAGTTAAAGCAATTTGGCGATATTTCGCAGTTTGAGGGTAGGTTTTTTATCTCAAATAGAGCGCATTTAAATCTAGAATTTCACTCTCAAATAGATAAGGCAAAAGAAGCAGCCAAAGGCAAAAACGCAATAGGCACTACGCTAAAAGGCATAGGGCCAAGCTACAGCGATAAAATCAGTCGCACAGGTCATAGAGTAGGCGAGCTATTAAACCCAGCTAAGCTAGCTAGCGATATCATAGCTGATTTTGAGCAAAACAAGGCGTATTTTAGCTCGTTAAATCTAGAATTCCCAAATCAAAGCGAGCTAGAAAAAGAGTTTAGCGAGTATAAAAATATCTTAGCTCCATTTATCGCTGATACCACTCAGCTGCTTTGGAGCAAGCTTGATAGCGGCGCAAAGGTGCTGTGCGAGGGAGCGCAAGGCACTTTGCTTGACATTGACCATGGCACATATCCGTGTGTGACTAGCTCTAGCACTATTGCTGCTGGGGCTTGTACAGGTCTTGGACTAAGCCCAAAAGATTTAGGCAAAGTAATAGGCATAGTAAAAGCCTACACCACAAGAGTGGGCAATGGAGCCTTTCCTAGCGAGGACTTTGGTAGCGACGGCAATAGGCTTTGTGAGGTAGGTAGGGAGTTTGGCACTACAACTGGCAGGCGGCGTCGTACTGGGTGGTTTGATGCTGTGTGCGCCAGATATGCAGCTAGGCTAGATGGTTGCGATGAGTTTGCGCTGATGAAGCTTGATGTGCTTGATGGTATGCCTAAGGTCAAAATCTGCGTAGCCTACGAGTATAAAGGAGAGCGCATAAACTACTTCCCAAGTGATCTAGAAAATGCTAAGCCTATTTATGAAGAAATGGATGGCTGGGATAGTATAGCAGGCATTCGCAGCTTTGAAAAGCTACCAGCAAATGCTAAAAAATACATAGAGCGAATTGAAGAGCTAACCGGCGTAAAAGTAGGTATAATCTCAACTAGCCCAGAGCGAAACGACACTATAATAAGATGA
- a CDS encoding DUF2603 domain-containing protein yields the protein MRYLLRLKTAFTPKKASWSGAIKIGEKMSEKTTKTTVKKPAAKTAAKSAVKKSAAASKSSTASTKTAVKKPAAKTATKTATKKPASKTESKIATKKAENIGALTSTFGLPTSVENEELKKPKITPRQNPAKAKRQSAIEKSSPKSQKASSAHAFDSIKKANNQKSTELAKSDSTSKKLINSLKIIENISHTLGISDRERITFDIEEVSSNELRVRIVNGTKNFKSPWFAIKNEEPYIFMPAEILDMVFRMLRTAQKESFELRLERSIWQHMPIDFGDVWRVAMDELARGNFAKEPDLEKLIAKIKQEHPNLFVDMTSFIAGE from the coding sequence ATGAGATATTTGCTGAGGCTGAAAACCGCCTTCACGCCCAAAAAGGCATCATGGTCTGGTGCGATCAAAATAGGTGAAAAAATGAGCGAAAAAACTACAAAAACTACTGTTAAAAAACCAGCCGCTAAAACAGCCGCTAAATCTGCTGTCAAAAAGTCAGCTGCCGCTAGCAAAAGTAGCACGGCTAGTACAAAAACTGCTGTTAAAAAGCCTGCTGCTAAAACAGCCACAAAAACTGCTACTAAAAAGCCAGCTAGCAAAACTGAGAGTAAAATAGCTACTAAAAAAGCTGAGAATATAGGGGCTCTAACTAGCACTTTTGGCTTGCCTACTAGCGTGGAAAATGAAGAGCTAAAAAAGCCAAAAATCACACCTAGGCAAAATCCTGCCAAAGCCAAACGCCAAAGCGCTATAGAAAAAAGTAGCCCCAAGAGCCAAAAAGCAAGTAGCGCTCATGCTTTTGATAGCATAAAAAAAGCTAACAATCAAAAAAGCACAGAACTAGCAAAAAGCGACTCCACTAGCAAAAAGCTCATAAACTCGCTAAAAATCATTGAAAACATAAGCCACACTCTTGGCATCAGCGATAGAGAGCGCATCACTTTTGATATAGAAGAAGTTAGCTCAAACGAGCTTAGAGTTCGCATCGTAAATGGCACGAAAAACTTTAAATCTCCGTGGTTTGCGATAAAAAACGAAGAGCCTTATATATTTATGCCAGCTGAGATTTTGGATATGGTTTTTCGCATGTTGCGCACAGCTCAAAAAGAAAGCTTTGAGCTACGCTTGGAGCGCAGCATTTGGCAGCATATGCCTATTGATTTTGGTGATGTTTGGCGTGTGGCGATGGACGAGCTAGCGCGCGGTAATTTTGCCAAAGAACCAGACCTTGAGAAGCTAATTGCTAAAATCAAGCAAGAACATCCAAATCTTTTTGTGGATATGACAAGCTTTATTGCTGGAGAATAA